The following proteins come from a genomic window of Peptoniphilus equinus:
- the truB gene encoding tRNA pseudouridine(55) synthase TruB — translation MNGVLLINKPKDMTSHDVVYSLRKKLQIKKIGHAGTLDPMAEGVLVMLIGQGTKLSDYLLSKSKTYLAEFELGYETDTLDSTGEVVSSGGNTEYSRDEIQKVFESLSGDILQVPPIYSAIKVKGKKLYDYARSGEAVDIQSRHVTIYDLNMVCDAPLTLQTTVSSGTYIRSLIRDIGHALGTYATMTGLVRQASGTFTLDHALSLESISDMTISDIEKALIPMDQALGFEPVVVPDHLYKRITNGLMYFHEGFEADVYYNVYCRNTYIGIGKYSHYHGQWGLKIVKNLLGVNA, via the coding sequence GTGAACGGGGTACTTCTTATTAATAAACCGAAGGACATGACAAGTCATGACGTGGTTTATAGTCTCAGAAAAAAACTGCAGATAAAAAAAATTGGCCATGCCGGGACTCTCGATCCCATGGCTGAAGGCGTGCTGGTTATGCTCATCGGGCAAGGGACAAAGCTCTCAGACTATTTGCTCTCTAAGTCCAAGACCTATCTGGCTGAGTTTGAATTAGGCTATGAGACGGATACCTTGGATAGTACCGGAGAGGTCGTCTCCAGCGGTGGCAATACTGAATATTCCCGAGATGAGATTCAGAAAGTCTTTGAATCTTTATCGGGAGATATCCTGCAAGTGCCGCCGATCTATTCAGCCATTAAAGTCAAAGGTAAAAAACTCTACGACTACGCCAGAAGCGGGGAGGCTGTTGATATCCAATCTCGACATGTGACTATTTACGATCTCAACATGGTGTGTGACGCACCGCTCACACTTCAAACGACGGTTTCCTCAGGGACTTACATCCGCTCGTTAATTCGAGACATCGGTCATGCCTTGGGGACGTATGCCACGATGACCGGATTGGTTCGCCAGGCATCCGGCACCTTTACATTGGATCATGCATTGAGTCTTGAAAGTATAAGCGATATGACGATTTCTGATATTGAAAAGGCGCTCATCCCCATGGATCAAGCTTTGGGATTTGAACCTGTAGTGGTTCCGGATCATCTGTATAAGCGTATCACCAATGGTCTCATGTATTTTCATGAAGGTTTTGAGGCAGACGTCTACTACAATGTCTACTGTCGAAATACGTATATCGGCATTGGGAAGTATAGCCATTATCACGGGCAATGGGGGTTAAAAATTGTGAAAAATTTGTTAGGAGTTAACGCTTGA
- a CDS encoding bifunctional riboflavin kinase/FAD synthetase gives MKILPITVDDHFSTPCVIALGNFDGVHRAHQALLREVIHLAEQLDVDSAILAFKNHTKTLLTHSNQRLITSNTMKYQLLESIGISRCYELVFSRAVMALEPEAFVKSLLLERLNVKGIVVGYDYRFGNKAKGNVELLKRLTAVYDFQLYVVDEILEGEEAISSTRIRSLIESGNIQEANALLGYEFTIDGTVIHGKHLGTVMGMPTANIEPIVNYVLPKFGVYTSWLKIDGRMYPAATNIGKNPSIENEGFRIEAHILDFNGDIYGKTVQLILHSYLRPEMKFDNLIALFEQMHHDVATTRKILNS, from the coding sequence TTGAAAATTTTACCAATCACAGTAGATGATCATTTTTCAACACCCTGTGTTATTGCCCTGGGGAATTTTGATGGGGTTCACCGTGCACATCAAGCGCTTTTAAGAGAGGTTATTCATCTTGCGGAGCAACTGGATGTCGATAGTGCTATTTTGGCCTTTAAGAATCATACCAAAACCTTACTGACGCACAGTAATCAGAGACTGATTACATCGAATACAATGAAATACCAATTGTTGGAATCTATTGGTATTTCTCGTTGTTATGAGCTCGTTTTTAGTCGAGCTGTTATGGCGTTGGAGCCTGAGGCGTTTGTGAAGTCGCTTTTACTTGAAAGGCTCAATGTTAAAGGGATTGTTGTAGGTTATGATTATCGCTTCGGAAATAAAGCTAAAGGCAATGTGGAGCTCTTAAAACGACTCACTGCCGTCTATGATTTTCAGTTATATGTTGTGGATGAGATTCTTGAAGGCGAAGAAGCTATTTCTTCCACCCGAATACGCTCACTGATTGAATCTGGTAATATTCAAGAAGCCAATGCTTTATTAGGGTATGAATTCACTATCGACGGCACTGTCATTCATGGTAAACATCTGGGGACGGTCATGGGTATGCCTACGGCGAATATTGAGCCTATAGTGAACTATGTGTTGCCAAAGTTTGGCGTCTACACTTCATGGCTTAAAATAGATGGACGGATGTATCCTGCGGCGACGAACATTGGAAAAAACCCATCGATAGAAAATGAGGGTTTTCGCATTGAAGCTCACATTTTAGATTTTAACGGCGATATTTATGGCAAAACTGTTCAACTTATTTTGCATTCGTATTTGAGACCGGAAATGAAGTTTGATAATCTCATTGCACTCTTTGAACAGATGCATCACGACGTCGCAACCACACGAAAAATCTTGAATAGCTAG
- the rbfA gene encoding 30S ribosome-binding factor RbfA: protein MNPKRVHQISEEVRRGISEIIQRLKDPRIPEIISVSRADVTNDLSFAKVYISFFNGNVDDVMEGLNSSKGYIKRELSKIVKMRVMPELIFIYDDSIEKGLAMDQLIREVNRGSSDN, encoded by the coding sequence ATGAATCCAAAACGTGTACACCAAATTTCAGAAGAGGTGCGCCGTGGCATTTCAGAAATCATTCAACGACTGAAAGATCCGCGTATTCCGGAGATCATCAGTGTATCCCGAGCTGATGTCACCAATGACTTATCTTTCGCAAAAGTCTACATTTCCTTTTTTAATGGCAATGTAGACGATGTGATGGAAGGGTTAAACTCTTCGAAGGGTTATATTAAGCGAGAACTGTCCAAAATTGTAAAGATGCGTGTCATGCCGGAATTAATCTTTATCTATGATGATTCAATTGAAAAGGGACTGGCAATGGATCAACTCATTCGTGAGGTGAACCGTGGATCAAGCGACAATTAA
- a CDS encoding DHH family phosphoesterase, with protein MDQATIKTAIDAASTIYLASHMNPDGDNLGSLLGTYHVLKDAGKDVTFLLIDEVPDNLQFLPGLQEGRHEGFESVDLFIALDCADRERLGDLSEVFDTASVTINIDHHKTNTRYADINYVDGDSPATCELVYNLFKTMEYKVSVDAATCLYTGLSTDTGSFKYDSVSKGTFLTAADLVDLGADVPRIGVELYQNRSLQKTKLLFQAMSTLELYYDNQLALVHVTDADIEAIGANKMDSEGIVEFIRDIAGVEAAVLIKEKYDSCRLSVRTKSFLNATDVVKPYGGGGHIRAAGATMDLPWTDRRDEIVQALEGVLSERGTSY; from the coding sequence GTGGATCAAGCGACAATTAAAACAGCTATCGACGCAGCATCGACGATTTATCTTGCCTCTCACATGAATCCGGACGGAGATAATTTGGGCTCGCTACTTGGCACCTACCACGTACTGAAAGATGCGGGCAAAGATGTCACCTTTTTGCTGATTGATGAGGTGCCTGATAATCTTCAGTTTCTACCCGGACTTCAGGAAGGGCGACATGAAGGCTTTGAGTCGGTGGATCTCTTTATTGCCCTGGACTGTGCGGATCGAGAGCGTTTGGGCGACTTGTCTGAAGTGTTTGATACAGCGTCGGTCACAATCAATATTGATCATCACAAGACTAACACCCGCTATGCTGACATCAACTATGTCGATGGCGATTCACCTGCCACATGTGAACTGGTTTACAATCTATTTAAAACGATGGAGTATAAAGTTTCGGTGGATGCTGCGACATGTTTATATACTGGACTTTCCACGGACACAGGAAGCTTTAAATATGATTCTGTGAGTAAAGGTACGTTCTTAACTGCTGCAGATTTAGTGGATTTGGGCGCAGATGTGCCTAGAATTGGCGTTGAGCTCTATCAAAATCGCTCGCTTCAAAAGACAAAGCTGTTGTTTCAAGCCATGTCCACTTTAGAATTGTATTATGACAATCAGCTGGCTCTTGTCCATGTCACTGATGCTGATATTGAGGCCATAGGTGCGAATAAAATGGACTCTGAGGGTATTGTCGAATTTATTCGAGATATTGCTGGCGTGGAAGCCGCAGTACTGATTAAAGAAAAATATGACTCATGTCGCCTCTCCGTGCGTACGAAAAGCTTTTTAAACGCTACTGATGTGGTTAAACCCTATGGCGGCGGCGGTCATATACGAGCGGCAGGTGCCACGATGGATCTGCCATGGACAGATCGACGGGATGAAATTGTTCAAGCTCTGGAAGGAGTTCTAAGTGAACGGGGTACTTCTTATTAA
- a CDS encoding polyribonucleotide nucleotidyltransferase gives MEKVFTLDLAGTPLEVSIGKVAKQANGACLLKYGETVVLVTATASSKPREGIDFFPLSVDFEEKMYAVGKMPGGFVKREGRPSEKAILSARLIDRPIRPLFPEGYRNDVQVVATVFSVEQDYQPEILAMIGSSIALAISDIPFDGPTGSVAMGYVDGKYIVNPNEEERAKSKIQLTVSGTSTAIMMIEAGANVVSEAEMLEAIFVAHEAIKKICAFTEDIVAEVGKKKMDYVVFVPDEEIKNKVTEFGKSIIVNSVNEADKLKRIEKVEAAKDEIRLHFATEMETYGKDIENIMEAIEVEEVRRQILEDGIRPDGRALDEIRPLSSEVGILPRTHGSGLFTRGQTQVLSVATLAGLADVQVIDGLGDDTPKRYIHHYNFPPYSVGDTRPMRGPGRREIGHGALAERALLPVIPSEEDFPYAIRVVSEVLESNGSSSQASICGSTLALMDAGVPIKEPVAGIAMGLMEGYGQTKILTDIQGLEDHYGDMDFKVAGTRDGITAMQMDIKVEGISKEILQQALEQAKAARLFILDHLYGTIEAPRDHLSKYAPIIHMIEINPEKIGDVIGSGGKTINKIIEQTGVKIEIDDDGKVSVLSDDNEAAQEAIRIIESIVKEVEVGDIYDGKVKKLMKFGAFIELKKGVEGLLHISELQHERTEKVEDVLKNGDKVRVQVIAIDPETKKLSLSRKVLLPKPDKASVKGDDAKDLSHEG, from the coding sequence ATGGAGAAAGTTTTTACCTTGGATCTTGCAGGAACACCTCTTGAGGTGAGCATCGGCAAAGTTGCTAAACAAGCCAACGGTGCTTGTCTGCTTAAGTATGGTGAGACTGTCGTCCTGGTTACGGCAACGGCATCCTCAAAGCCAAGAGAAGGCATTGATTTTTTCCCACTGTCAGTCGATTTTGAGGAAAAAATGTATGCTGTTGGCAAAATGCCGGGTGGATTTGTAAAACGTGAAGGTAGACCTTCTGAAAAGGCAATTCTTTCCGCTCGTCTTATTGATCGTCCAATTCGCCCTCTGTTCCCGGAAGGCTATCGCAACGATGTACAAGTCGTGGCTACGGTGTTTTCTGTAGAGCAAGATTATCAGCCTGAAATTTTAGCTATGATCGGTTCATCCATAGCTCTTGCCATCTCCGACATTCCTTTTGACGGCCCAACAGGCTCGGTGGCCATGGGTTATGTAGATGGTAAATATATCGTCAACCCTAACGAAGAAGAACGTGCCAAGTCGAAAATTCAGCTTACCGTCTCGGGAACGTCAACGGCAATTATGATGATTGAAGCCGGTGCCAATGTGGTTAGTGAAGCGGAAATGCTGGAAGCTATCTTTGTGGCCCATGAAGCTATTAAGAAGATTTGTGCTTTTACTGAGGACATCGTTGCAGAAGTAGGCAAGAAAAAAATGGACTATGTTGTCTTTGTGCCTGATGAAGAAATAAAGAACAAGGTTACTGAATTTGGCAAATCCATTATCGTCAACTCTGTCAATGAAGCGGATAAATTAAAACGCATTGAAAAAGTAGAAGCTGCTAAGGATGAAATTCGTCTTCACTTTGCAACGGAAATGGAAACCTACGGCAAAGATATTGAGAATATTATGGAAGCTATCGAGGTGGAAGAAGTTCGACGTCAAATTTTAGAGGATGGTATTCGTCCTGACGGCCGTGCGTTGGATGAAATTCGTCCATTGTCTTCTGAAGTAGGTATTTTACCACGTACTCACGGTTCCGGTCTCTTTACACGAGGTCAAACGCAAGTCCTATCTGTAGCCACGCTGGCAGGCCTTGCAGACGTGCAAGTGATTGACGGCCTTGGTGACGACACACCGAAACGTTACATTCACCACTACAACTTCCCGCCATATTCAGTGGGGGACACTCGTCCTATGCGAGGACCGGGGCGACGAGAAATTGGACATGGTGCCCTTGCCGAGCGTGCGCTTCTTCCGGTTATCCCTTCTGAAGAGGACTTTCCATATGCCATCCGTGTTGTATCGGAAGTCTTGGAATCGAACGGTTCATCATCTCAAGCCTCAATTTGCGGTTCCACACTTGCGCTTATGGATGCAGGGGTGCCAATCAAAGAACCGGTTGCAGGCATTGCCATGGGTCTTATGGAAGGCTATGGTCAAACCAAAATTCTTACGGACATTCAAGGACTCGAAGATCATTATGGGGACATGGACTTCAAAGTTGCAGGTACTCGTGACGGTATTACTGCTATGCAGATGGATATTAAAGTCGAAGGTATCAGCAAAGAGATTCTACAACAGGCATTGGAACAAGCTAAAGCGGCACGCCTTTTCATTTTGGATCATCTCTATGGCACCATTGAAGCACCGCGCGACCATCTATCCAAGTATGCTCCAATTATTCATATGATTGAAATCAATCCTGAAAAAATTGGAGATGTCATTGGATCAGGCGGTAAAACGATTAATAAAATCATTGAACAAACCGGCGTCAAGATTGAAATTGATGATGACGGCAAAGTATCTGTACTCTCTGATGACAATGAAGCCGCTCAAGAAGCCATTCGCATTATTGAAAGCATTGTCAAAGAGGTTGAAGTAGGAGATATCTATGACGGCAAAGTCAAAAAACTTATGAAATTTGGGGCCTTTATCGAGTTGAAAAAAGGTGTGGAAGGTCTACTTCATATTTCCGAGCTACAACATGAACGTACGGAAAAAGTGGAAGATGTGCTTAAGAATGGCGACAAGGTCAGAGTACAGGTTATTGCGATTGATCCTGAAACTAAAAAGTTATCTCTTTCCCGTAAAGTACTTCTGCCAAAACCGGACAAGGCATCGGTCAAAGGGGACGACGCAAAGGATTTGTCTCATGAAGGTTAA
- the dut gene encoding dUTP diphosphatase, giving the protein MKVKLINRSDNPDPQYKTVGSAGMDVCAFIDSPYILNPFERYAVPTGLYFEIPEGFEIQVRARSGLALKHGISLPNGIGTIDSDYRGELKILLVNLSNEPFTIHSGDRIGQIVLAQVEHITFEKTESLSETSRSDGGFGHTGLS; this is encoded by the coding sequence ATGAAGGTTAAACTCATTAATAGAAGTGACAATCCGGATCCGCAGTACAAGACCGTAGGTTCTGCAGGGATGGATGTATGCGCTTTTATTGATAGTCCGTATATACTCAATCCTTTTGAACGCTATGCGGTACCTACTGGATTGTATTTTGAAATTCCTGAAGGATTTGAGATTCAGGTCCGTGCGCGAAGCGGCTTAGCACTAAAACATGGTATCAGTCTTCCCAATGGTATAGGAACTATCGATTCAGACTACCGCGGTGAGTTAAAGATTCTGCTTGTGAATCTTTCGAATGAACCTTTTACTATTCATTCTGGCGATCGTATTGGTCAAATTGTGCTTGCCCAAGTGGAACACATTACTTTTGAAAAAACTGAATCACTCTCAGAGACATCACGTAGTGATGGTGGATTTGGTCACACCGGCCTCTCTTAA
- the rpsO gene encoding 30S ribosomal protein S15, giving the protein MLNKEAKQQIIEDYKLHEGDTGSAEVQIAILTNRINELNVHLKEHKKDHHSRRGLLKMVGKRRNLLRYLRNKDIDRYRELIQKLGIRG; this is encoded by the coding sequence ATGTTAAACAAAGAAGCAAAACAACAAATTATCGAAGATTACAAACTTCACGAAGGTGATACCGGATCTGCTGAGGTGCAAATCGCCATTCTCACCAACCGTATTAATGAACTTAATGTGCATCTCAAAGAACACAAAAAAGATCATCACTCACGTCGCGGACTATTAAAAATGGTAGGTAAACGTAGAAATCTTCTCAGATATCTTCGTAACAAAGACATTGATAGATATCGTGAGCTTATTCAAAAACTTGGAATCAGAGGTTAA
- the infB gene encoding translation initiation factor IF-2, whose product MSKIRIHALAKELNQSSKNILEKAKELNIDVKNHMSSLEADEETKIRSAFAAKGAAKKSTPEKKSGNAPKPETSKQATKDERKAQPVQKKSRFVADDKKNGKTPTGKNQTMKSEGKNQKPRTDSKPKNPNTQNKQAEGKTINNFQNSTKQHKSKNNDGHRNRNENPKQGYQHNKRPKERFQAEDTTEGKRNNHKKNNRKANTNNFEDKPRRPRDLTKKSPAKRKTRAEKKQERLEAQKNDGPAVIQAPISVKDFAEAIDKPLAQVMTKLIGLGVMASQNQEIDEDTCFLVAEELGVEVSVEEPEAEVSMEEQLNLDFEDNEADLHSRPPVVTVMGHVDHGKTSILDVIKKSHVQQSEAGGITQHIGAYTVSVNKKKITFLDTPGHEAFTSMRLRGALITDIAILVVAADDGVMPQTIEAISHAKSAGVPIIVAINKIDRPEANVDRVKQELLEQGLMSEDWGGDVIMVPVSAHTKEGIDDLLEMIILVAEMLELKANPDRLAIGTVIEARLDKGKGPMATVLVQKGTLKFGDNVVSGIASGHIRAMSDDKNRNIKKAGPSMPAVILGLSDVPNAGDMIYAVEDEKTARAIADKNREESREHRINTVSKVSLENLFARIKEGEMKDLNIVVKADVKGSVEALIQSLAKLSNEEVNINVIHSGVGGINESDITLASASNAIVVGFNVRPNMNAIELAKSEEVDVRTYRVIYDILDDVEKAATGMLDPDIVEEVMGRCEVRQTFRIPGNIIIAGIYVNSGKILRNSKIRILRDDVVIHEGEVASLRRFKDDVKELNTNYEGGLGIENFNDIKEGDFIECYILKEVKRG is encoded by the coding sequence ATGTCAAAAATCAGAATACATGCATTGGCAAAAGAATTAAATCAAAGCAGTAAAAATATATTAGAGAAGGCAAAAGAGCTCAATATTGATGTAAAAAATCACATGTCTTCCTTGGAAGCAGATGAGGAGACGAAAATCCGAAGTGCTTTTGCCGCTAAAGGTGCAGCGAAAAAGTCGACACCTGAGAAAAAATCCGGCAATGCACCTAAACCAGAAACCTCAAAACAAGCAACTAAAGACGAACGTAAAGCTCAGCCCGTGCAAAAAAAATCACGATTTGTAGCGGACGATAAAAAGAACGGCAAAACGCCAACGGGGAAAAATCAGACGATGAAGTCTGAGGGCAAAAATCAAAAGCCTAGAACTGATTCGAAACCTAAGAATCCAAATACTCAAAATAAACAAGCTGAAGGTAAGACTATTAATAATTTTCAAAATTCGACAAAACAACACAAGTCCAAGAATAACGACGGACATCGTAATCGCAATGAGAACCCTAAACAGGGATATCAACACAATAAACGTCCTAAAGAGCGATTTCAAGCGGAAGACACCACTGAAGGCAAGCGCAACAATCATAAGAAAAATAACCGCAAAGCCAACACCAATAATTTTGAAGACAAGCCAAGACGTCCTCGTGATCTGACCAAGAAATCACCTGCCAAGAGAAAAACACGTGCAGAAAAGAAACAAGAGCGTTTGGAAGCACAAAAGAACGACGGTCCGGCTGTTATCCAAGCTCCAATTAGTGTAAAAGACTTTGCTGAGGCGATTGACAAGCCGTTGGCTCAAGTGATGACCAAGCTTATCGGTCTAGGTGTTATGGCCAGCCAAAATCAGGAAATTGATGAAGACACCTGTTTTCTGGTTGCGGAAGAGCTGGGTGTTGAAGTATCTGTAGAAGAACCGGAAGCCGAAGTATCTATGGAAGAACAACTCAACTTAGATTTTGAAGATAATGAGGCCGATCTGCATTCTCGGCCGCCGGTTGTCACCGTTATGGGCCATGTCGATCACGGAAAGACTTCCATTTTGGATGTGATAAAAAAATCTCACGTGCAACAGTCGGAAGCCGGTGGGATTACCCAACATATTGGTGCATATACAGTGAGTGTCAACAAAAAGAAGATCACTTTCTTGGACACACCGGGTCACGAAGCATTCACTTCCATGCGACTTCGAGGCGCCCTTATTACTGATATTGCCATTCTTGTAGTAGCAGCAGATGATGGCGTTATGCCACAAACTATTGAGGCTATTTCCCACGCAAAATCTGCAGGCGTACCGATTATTGTAGCTATCAATAAAATTGACCGTCCGGAAGCAAATGTGGATCGAGTTAAACAAGAGCTTTTGGAACAAGGCCTTATGTCCGAAGACTGGGGTGGCGATGTCATCATGGTACCGGTCTCCGCACATACGAAAGAAGGTATTGACGATCTTCTTGAGATGATTATCCTAGTTGCAGAGATGCTTGAACTGAAAGCTAATCCGGACCGCCTTGCCATTGGCACAGTCATCGAAGCACGGCTTGACAAGGGCAAAGGACCTATGGCCACTGTCTTGGTACAAAAGGGCACGCTTAAATTCGGCGACAATGTGGTATCCGGTATTGCCAGCGGTCACATTCGAGCGATGAGTGATGATAAAAACCGCAATATTAAAAAAGCAGGGCCGTCCATGCCGGCAGTGATACTTGGGTTAAGTGACGTGCCGAATGCCGGAGATATGATCTATGCTGTGGAAGACGAAAAGACAGCGCGTGCCATTGCAGATAAAAATCGCGAAGAGTCGCGTGAACACCGCATTAATACTGTATCGAAAGTATCTCTTGAAAACTTATTTGCTCGGATTAAAGAAGGAGAAATGAAAGATCTTAACATTGTGGTCAAGGCCGACGTCAAAGGTTCTGTGGAAGCTTTGATTCAATCTCTGGCTAAACTCTCCAATGAAGAGGTTAATATCAATGTCATTCACAGCGGTGTCGGCGGCATTAATGAAAGTGATATTACTTTAGCTTCCGCCTCCAATGCTATTGTTGTAGGCTTTAATGTCCGTCCGAATATGAATGCGATTGAGCTTGCTAAAAGTGAAGAAGTGGACGTGCGGACCTATCGTGTCATCTATGATATTTTAGATGACGTGGAAAAAGCGGCGACAGGTATGTTGGATCCTGATATTGTGGAAGAAGTTATGGGTCGATGTGAAGTGCGTCAAACTTTCAGAATCCCGGGCAATATTATTATTGCAGGCATTTACGTCAATTCCGGGAAGATTTTGCGGAATTCCAAAATTCGGATTCTGCGTGATGATGTCGTCATTCATGAAGGGGAAGTCGCATCACTCCGTCGCTTTAAAGATGATGTGAAAGAACTCAACACCAACTACGAAGGCGGTCTTGGAATTGAAAACTTCAATGACATTAAAGAAGGCGACTTTATTGAATGTTATATTTTAAAAGAAGTGAAACGAGGATAA